From one Lineus longissimus chromosome 3, tnLinLong1.2, whole genome shotgun sequence genomic stretch:
- the LOC135484589 gene encoding sushi, von Willebrand factor type A, EGF and pentraxin domain-containing protein 1-like: MMDLMQVTVLTLLLAGVTSGLPRLFSGKNSAARSQYMIHCSQPDNQPMRQFRIIYALGIQKYSTKLHPGTEISFQCHNGYRLTGNSMLRCGQDGKWDQPKMPTCEKISRQAACGPPPVILHGGYKYNETNPLVARFYCIQGYKNTDTWATTMECTDGQWTGKTPECFKSAVCPDLGPIENGRWSCSSTDCMNRQAGSVISVVCNNGFERHGAYSLSCEDSGEWSQPKPSCASKTCPELGQVANGRYECITKNCLDNKIGAIVKVTCADGYGLKDNYMYSLTCRNNGAWSAEKPECVEMKGCQSPVNIHHGQWTLYGQFTMVKYDMFGVGTTVFYRCDSGYKLVGRTEQVMCLSSGVWSGFPPTCEPEFSCKDPGPVKNGRYELTTASCLTYMGMGSKCLQYDIGSKLVFMCDEGYERDGTYELECDNTGTWTAEKPRCVKAPTSLPQGNDLESTTNTMTIVIITSCSVLGILLTTMIIVAFQRRNKPQPRILHQVQAPPPYSNSNSRNSCATVEEHDRVALIAYADGHNATLPSYDEAVRGPRTPGRAHRQHPSLVPGYRPLPSLPASMRRQGSDATSSGSGSQSTRDPDATSRHSTITISTVNRDALSENFGSLDTMNTMNISDGTSTSVTVDTYDSGASMPSIAASRRATAGSIESNGSLGFANDDCPLLVQLNNSSQESILITDVTEETKNE, from the exons ATGATGGACTTGATGCAAGTGACTGTGCTGACTCTCCTCTTGGCAGGAGTGACGAGTGGCCTACCGCGGCTCTTCTCGGGCAAGAATAGTGCAGCGAGAT CGCAGTACATGATCCACTGCTCTCAACCTGATAACCAACCCATGAGACAATTTCGCATTATCTATGCTCTCGGGATCCAGAAGTATTCGACTAAGCTCCACCCCGGCACAGAGATCTCCTTTCAGTGTCACAATGGCTACCGTCTCACGGGCAACTCTATGTTGAGGTGCGGTCAGGACGGTAAATGGGACCAACCCAAGATGCCGACCTGCGAGAAAATAAGCCGCCAAG CTGCCTGTGGACCACCGCCTGTGATCCTTCATGGCGGATACAAGTACAATGAGACGAATCCATTGGTGGCTAGGTTCTACTGCATCCAGGGTTATAAGAACACCGATACTTGGGCAACCACGATGGAATGCACTGATGGACAATGGACCGGAAAAACACCTGAATGCTTCA AAAGTGCTGTTTGCCCTGATCTTGGTCCCATTGAGAATGGGCGCTGGTCATGCAGCTCAACCGATTGTATGAACCGCCAAGCTGGCTCTGTCATCAGCGTCGTCTGTAACAATGGGTTTGAACGCCATGGAGCCTACAGCCTGAGTTGTGAGGATAGTGGAGAATGGTCACAGCCGAAACCATCCTGTGCCAGCA AGACATGCCCCGAACTTGGCCAGGTAGCGAACGGGCGCTATGAGTGCATCACCAAGAACTGCCTGGACAACAAGATCGGTGCGATCGTCAAGGTCACATGTGCCGATGGCTATGGCCTGAaggacaactacatgtactctctCACCTGCCGCAACAATGGCGCGTGGTCAGCTGAGAAGCCAGAGTGTGTTGAAA TGAAGGGCTGTCAATCACCTGTGAACATCCACCACGGTCAATGGACGCTCTATGGTCAATTCACCATGGTCAAGTATGACATGTTCGGTGTTGGCACAACCGTGTTCTACCGCTGTGACAGTGGCTACAAGCTGGTCGGCCGGACGGAGCAGGTCATGTGTCTGTCGAGCGGTGTTTGGTCGGGATTCCCTCCAACTTGTGAGCCTG AATTCTCTTGTAAGGACCCCGGCCCAGTAAAGAATGGTCGCTATGAGTTGACCACTGCTAGTTGCCTCACCTATATGGGAATGGGTTCCAAGTGTCTGCAGTATGACATTGGCTCCAAACTTGTGTTTATGTGCGACGAGGGATATGAAAGAGATGGCACTTATGAATTGGAATGTGATAATACGGGAACATGGACTGCTGAAAAACCGAGATGTGTCAAAG CTCCGACATCTTTACCTCAAGGCAACGACCTTGAAAGCACAACAAATACAATGACCATTGTCATCATTACGTCCTGTAGTGTTCTTGGTATTCTTCTCACAACCATGATCATTGTTGCCTTCCAACGCCGAAACAAACCTCAGCCCAGGATCCTCCATCAGGTGCAGGCGCCGCCACCGTACAGTAACAGTAACAGCCGCAACTCATGTGCTACTGTTGAAGAACATGATCGTGTTGCCCTTATCGCTTACGCTGATGGTCATAATGCCACGTTACCATCCTATGATGAGGCTGTCCGAGGTCCACGCACACCGGGACGTGCACATCGTCAACATCCATCTTTAGTGCCCGGATATCGGCCATTACCAAGTCTTCCAGCCAGCATGCGGAGACAAGGCAGCGATGCGACAAGTTCTGGTAGTGGTTCACAATCCACCCGAGACCCCGATGCCACCTCGCGTCATTCAACAATAACCATCAGCACTGTCAACAGGGATGCCCTGTCAGAAAACTTTGGTTCATTGGACACAATGAATACAATGAACATTAGTGACGGCACGTCCACATCAGTAACTGTTGACACGTACGACTCTGGTGCCTCCATGCCATCAATAGCTGCCTCGCGTCGTGCCACTGCTGGAAGCATCGAATCAAATGGCAGTTTAGGCTTTGCCAATGACG
- the LOC135484591 gene encoding beta-1,4-glucuronyltransferase 1-like translates to MRLYMTWCKIVTALVGALTILQILNMTLLSQLQFKNKAPPVVYTADYTAEEMFEMMRKRISAVNIMDGRGEYVVRKNVWKGIDMRHDNMLKDAALVTHCTVNRMFRLIDIAKRWRGPMSITIFTPGQDVIVAMEHIIRLYHCSAVIRQQAVFHVVSPLTMPVRDVKPYNSYLKMTECRFMQKVLGSVLSIDNYGMKDLAYPNNLLRNTGVRYSQTEYIFVVDVDLIPSRELHQQFMEFARTNRLFSKTAVEDPVVLVVPVFEAIDEDHLPNDKGELLQVYNKGVRPFYLEPCPKCQKSTDFSRWVSLSSGSTLMEAYEVEWSHPWEPFFFGPRTLPAYDERFKQYGFNRVSQICEVHVAGYRFAVLNNAFIVHIGFKKSSGFHKTKEEEHKSNKLIYEQLKKELKTRYPASTRVC, encoded by the exons ATGCGGCTGTATATGACCTGGTGTAAAATCGTGACGGCACTCGTTGGGGCTCTGACGATTCTTCAAATCCTCAACATGACTCTTCTGAGTCAGTTACAGTTTAAGAATAAAGCGCCCCCTGTTGTATACACTGCAGACTATACTGCGGAGGAGATGTTTGAGATGATGAGGAAGCGTATTTCTGCTGTGAATATTATGGACGGGCGTGGCGAGTATGTTGTGCGGAAGAATGTCTGGAAGGGGATTGATATGCGCCATGATAACATGCTAAAAGATGCTGCGCTTGTCACCCACTGTACTGTCAATAGGATGTTTCGATTGATAGACATTGCCAAACGCTGGCGTGGTCCAATGTCCATCACCATCTTCACCCCTGGCCAGGATGTGATTGTCGCCATGGAGCACATCATACGACTTTATCATTGCTCTGCTGTGATCCGTCAACAAGCTGTTTTCCACGTTGTTTCCCCACTAACTATGCCAGTCAGAGATGTTAAACCGTACAACTCGTACTTGAAAATGACCGAGTGCAGATTTATGCAAAAGGTCTTGGGTTCTGTACTGAGTATAGACAACTATGGCATGAAAGATTTAGCCTATCCAAACAACTTATTAAGAAACACAGGTGTTAGGTACTCACAGACTGAATATATCTTCGTTGTAGACGTCGACTTGATCCCCAGTCGAGAATTGCATCAGCAGTTTATGGAGTTCGCACGGACTAATCGATTATTTTCTAAGACTGCTGTTGAAGACCCCGTGGTGCTGGTTGTGCCTGTTTTTGAAGCAATAGATGAAGACCATTTACCAAATGACAAAGGAGAACTACTGCAGGTCTATAATAAAGGAGTACGTCCATTTTATCTTGAGCCCTGTCCAAAGTGCCAGAAAAGTACAGACTTCTCTCGATGGGTATCTTTATCGTCCGGCAGCACTTTGATGGAAGCGTATGAGGTGGAGTGGTCCCATCCATGGGAACCGTTCTTCTTTGGTCCGAGAACTCTGCCAGCTTATGACGAGAGGTTTAAGCAGTATGGATTCAATAGAGTTAGTCAG ATATGTGAAGTCCATGTTGCAGGATACCGATTCGCCGTTTTAAACAATGCATTCATCGTTCACATCGGCTTCAAGAAAAGTAGCGGCTTCCATAAGACAAAGGAAGAGGAGCATAAAAGTAATAAACTGATCTATGAACAGCTCAAAAAAGAACTGAAGACCAGGTATCCTGCTTCAACCAGAGTCTGCTAG
- the LOC135484592 gene encoding uncharacterized protein LOC135484592, protein MAKGRGQYKLELDTNKRNVFVTQLHQREDEEDDITAYPVVKESADRLIETGINTLQKTLLLKKEVEIEQVDVELQAKREEFRRRMEMCSERQIEIQKKQQKMKDRVAKFEKFIKENEAKRRRAIQKYHTEVKLKDQKSREYEMLVQQLEELKARHRLLQKKLQSYKKFELYLLKVVDSLPENYIEMNDNMVTGLMMRHRTLSDTNGQLVDNLLAMADEIERLRAQLEAYKQDHNKNKLSINSRLAQLQKHQETETENNKQLEQKGMSKKGHYREQRELLGMVLMAVDDLADKCHNGKAEKPLEGMDLNEKLDTIKEHLLDQEDVYIMSLPESQVPSEKASKKSSKVSQNNRIKVTFAR, encoded by the exons AGAAGATGAGGAGGATGACATCACTGCGTACCCTGTGGTCAAGGAGTCGGCTGACCGTCTCATTGAGACGGGTATTAACACACTCCAGAAAACCCTCTTACTCAAGAAAGAGGTTGAAATAGAACAAGTTGATGTTGAGCTGCAGGCAAAGAGAGAAGAATTCAGGAGGCGGATGGAGATGTGCTCGGAGAGACAGATCGAGATtcagaaaaaacaacaaaaa atgaAAGATCGAGTTGCCAAGTTTGAAAAGTTTATCAAAGAAAATGAAGCAAAACGAAGGAGAGCAATTCAAAAATATCATACAGAAGTGAAATTAAAGGATCAGAAGTCTAGAGAATATGAGATGTTGGTGCAACAGCTGGAAGAACTCAAGGCCAG ACACAGGCTCTTACAGAAGAAGTTACAGTCATATAAGAAATTTGAACTTTATTTACTCAAAGTGGTTGATTCATTACCAGAAA aTTACATTGAGATGAATGACAACATGGTGACTGGACTCATGATGAGGCATCGGACATTGAGTGATACCAATGGACAACTGGTCGACAATCTTTTAGCGATGGCAGATGAG ATTGAAAGGTTGAGGGCTCAGCTTGAAGCATACAAACAAGAccacaataaaaacaaattgtcCATCAACAGCCGACTGGCGCAACTGCAGAAGCACCAGGAGACAGAGACCGAGAATAACAAACAGTTGGAGCAGAAGGGCATGTCGAAGAAAGGACATTATAGAGAGCAG CGTGAGCTCCTGGGTATGGTGCTGATGGCTGTTGATGATCTGGCTGATAAATGTCATAATGGGAAAGCTGAGAAGCCATTAGAAGGGATGGACCTGAATGAAAAGTTGGATACAATCAAA GAGCACCTGCTAGATCAGGAGGATGTCTACATCATGTCATTACCAGAGTCACAAGTTCCATCGGAGAAGGCATCCAAGAAAAGTTCAAAAGTCTCCCAAAACAACCGGATAAAAGTCACATTCGCTCGCTAA